Proteins encoded together in one Diabrotica undecimpunctata isolate CICGRU chromosome 3, icDiaUnde3, whole genome shotgun sequence window:
- the LOC140436081 gene encoding zinc finger BED domain-containing protein 4-like — translation MNRKNTSFLWNFFSKESDTVAKCNLCKQVVSYKTSTTNLKKHLERKHPLVRLNSEESTSKVTKDVSSEIQAENNPSTSTSQTSEPKQMPENSKVSPLTTTKQKTSQAKLPFMPKTIAIHTKTKLDKCLMDLFTKDMQPFTIVEDRGFRNFVQMLNPSYQLPSRKYLSSTLLPAMYEEKYTEVENLIKNLQQNVTLTTDSWTSRNAESFMAVTIHFVSEDFRAKSVLLECCSFPVQHTSANLATELNRVVTTWGLESKILLAISDNAPNITKAIKEDLAWKHFGCYAHTINLIIQDGLKIVSPVVTKIRTLVAHFKRSTNACYKLIEVQRQVGKNPKKLIQDVTTRWNSTFYMLDRVLELEEEVRTTMALLNVNNLPIISIEEWQLLQQLRMCLKPMEEVTKIISGEKYVTLSSVIILTKGLEDIYINMKNEDLLPLIQSLVEQVLKGISDRLGDLENSQTLLVSSFIDPRFKNVGFTSDHVAERAKQLVIKLVTRKISQSASKSKETKQFLSPSTDDNTENRSAGQPSVWGLFQKKAATFSSKTIVPATSRAIIEVQRYLEEDLADKNEDPLQWWRDHSYNYPHLSKVVIEKFGTVATSVPCERIFSKSGQLISERRSRLSVNKVEKLMFLNANSEL, via the coding sequence ATGAACAGAAAAAATACCTCGTTTCTGTGGAATTTTTTTTCAAAGGAAAGTGATACAGTAGCAAAGTGTAATTTATGTAAACAAGTTGTCAGTTACAAAACTTctacaacaaatttaaaaaaacatttggaaCGCAAACATCCACTAGTGAGACTTAACTCTGAAGAATCAACATCAAAAGTTACAAAAGATGTCAGCAGTGAGATTCAAGCAGAAAACAATCCAAGTACGTCTACATCACAAacctctgaaccaaaacaaatgCCGGAAAATAGTAAAGTAAGCCCTTTAACAACTACTAAACAAAAAACATCTCAAGCAAAATTGCCATTTATGCCAAAAACTATAGCTATCCATACAAAAACCAAATTAGACAAATGCTTAATGGATCTATTTACCAAAGATATGCAGCCTTTTACCATCGTAGAAGATCGAGGATTTAGAAATTTTGTGCAAATGCTAAACCCATCGTATCAATTGCCGAGCAGGAAATATCTATCAAGTACTTTGTTACCTGCAATGTATGAGGAGAAATATACCGAGGttgaaaatttaataaagaaTCTTCAGCAGAATGTTACACTAACGACAGATAGTTGGACCTCCAGAAATGCTGAAAGTTTTATGGCAGTCACAATCCATTTTGTTAGTGAGGATTTTAGGGCGAAATCGGTATTACTAGAATGCTGCTCTTTTCCTGTGCAACATACAAGTGCTAATTTAGCTACTGAACTCAATCGTGTTGTAACTACATGGGGACTGGAATCAAAGATTCTTTTAGCTATATCAGATAACGCACCAAATATTACGAAGGCAATAAAAGAAGACCTAGCATGGAAGCATTTTGGATGCTACGCTCACACTATTAACTTAATTATACAGGATGGGTTAAAAATAGTTTCACCAGTTGTCACTAAAATACGCACATTAGTAGCACATTTCAAAAGAAGTACAAATGCCTGTTACAAATTAATAGAAGTACAAAGACAGGTCGGAAAGAAtccaaaaaaacttattcaaGATGTAACGACAAGGTGGAATTCCACTTTTTACATGCTAGATAGAGTTTTGGAATTGGAGGAAGAAGTTCGCACTACTATGGCCTTATTAAATGTAAACAATCTTCCTATTATATCAATTGAAGAATGGCAGCTACTTCAACAATTAAGAATGTGCTTAAAACCAATGGAAGAAGTGACCAAAATAATAAGTGGAGAAAAATATGTTACTTTATCCTCAGTAATAATTTTGACAAAAGGACTTGaagatatttatattaatatgaaaaatgaaGATCTATTGCCATTAATTCAAAGTCTGGTGGAACAGGTTTTAAAAGGTATTTCGGATCGCCTGGGAGACTTGGAAAATTCGCAAACTTTGCTAGTGTCTAGTTTTATTGATCCTAGATTTAAAAATGTCGGATTTACTTCCGATCATGTAGCTGAGCGAGCAAAGCAATTAGTTATTAAATTGGTAACTCGAAAAATTTCCCAGTCAGCTTCGAAATCCAAAGAAACAAAACAATTTCTTTCCCCTTCCACAGACGACAACACAGAAAATCGTTCTGCAGGTCAGCCTTCTGTATGGGGCCTTTTTCAAAAAAAAGCTGCTACGTTTTCATCGAAGACTATAGTACCTGCCACATCTAGGGCCATAATTGAGGTCCAGCGATACTTAGAGGAAGATCTCGCAGACAAAAATGAAGATCCACTACAATGGTGGCGTGATCACTCTTACAATTATCCACATCTTTCTAAAGTGGTGATAGAAAAATTTGGTACGGTTGCAACATCTGTCCCTTGTGAGCGTATCTTCTCCAAATCAGGTCAATTAATATCAGAAAGACGATCACGCCTTAGTGTAAATAAAGtggaaaaattaatgtttttaaatgccAATAGCGaactttaa